The following coding sequences lie in one Xyrauchen texanus isolate HMW12.3.18 chromosome 25, RBS_HiC_50CHRs, whole genome shotgun sequence genomic window:
- the ube2j2 gene encoding ubiquitin-conjugating enzyme E2 J2 has protein sequence MSNNLNKRAPTTATQRLKQDYLRIKKDPVPYICAEPLPSNILEWHYLVRGPEKTPYEGGYYHGKLIFPREFPFKPPSIYMITPNGRFKCNTRLCLSITDFHPDTWNPAWSVSTILTGLLSFMVEKGPTLGSIETSDFTKRQLASQSLAFNIKDKVFCELFPDVVEEIKQKQRMQEELRSRSQSLPLPDVVPDGEAHHAQNGHLPLNGHLPPGAALPPDLQQVNRNHGLLGGALANLFVIVGFAAFAYTVKYVLRSIAQE, from the exons ATGAGCAACAACTTAAACAAGAGGGCTCCAACCACAGCAACTCAGAGGTTAAAACAGGACTACTTGCGAATCAAGAAAGATCCGGTCCCCTACATCTGTGCAGAACCGCTCCCATCAAACATTTTGGAATG GCATTATCTAGTTCGTGGCCCTGAGAAAACGCCATATGAAG GTGGATATTATCATGGCAAACTCATTTTCCCACGGGAATTCCCCTTCAAACCGCCGAGCATATACATGATCACACCTAACGGCAGATTTAAATGTAATACAAG gttatgtctttCCATCACAGATTTTCATCCTGATACATGGAACCCTGCGTGGTCTGTATCCACCATCTTAACCGGTCTCCTGAGCTTCATGGTTGAAAAAGGCCCGACTCTCGGCAGTATCGAGACCTCTGACTTCACA AAAAGACAGCTGGCCTCCCAGAGCCTTGCGTTCAACATCAAGGACAAAGTCTTTTGCGAGCTGTTTCCAGATGTTGTCGAA GAAATCAAGCAGAAACAGCGTATGCAGGAGGAGCTCCGTTCCCGCTCTCAATCTCTGCCTCTCCCCGACGTGGTGCCGGACGGGGAAGCCCACCACGCGCAAAATGGGCATCTGCCTTTAAACGGGCATTTGCCCCCAGGGGCAGCCCTCCCACCCGACCTCCAACAGGTCAATCGAAATCATGGACTCCTAGGTGGAGCGCTCGCCAACTTATTCGTCATCGTaggctttgccgccttcgcctaCACAGTTAAATACGTTCTGCGGAGCATCGCGCAGGAGTGA
- the hipk1a gene encoding LOW QUALITY PROTEIN: homeodomain-interacting protein kinase 1 (The sequence of the model RefSeq protein was modified relative to this genomic sequence to represent the inferred CDS: deleted 2 bases in 1 codon) — MSSQLQAFSSPSVSSSGLPRSKKLKVENHAWNVSSQSEESSYYQQSPKQTNSSSPSTSGFKPNYNSSNLVFPPGSSREQTVVRAADSTGSISEPSSSSSSSSSSRHGKEVGSASLTCVGYQKQGSLKRKSEEVDSSDSVQILEELSAPVLPNRVGGGNATAQSITHSTSTTKSSNSHSEGDYQLVQHEILCSVSNSYEVLEFLGRGTFGQVAKCWKRGTNEIVAIKILKNHPSYARQGQIEVSILSRLSTENADEFNFVRSYECFQHKNHTCLVFEMLEQNLYDFLKHSKFSPLLLKCIRPVLQQVGTALMKLKSLGLIHADLKPENIMLVDPTRQPYRVKVIDFGSASHVSKAVCSTYLQSRYYRAPEIILGLPFCEAIDMWSLGCVIAELFLGWPLYPGASEYDQIRYISQTQGLPAEYLLSAGTKTNRFFHRGPDSSYPLWRLKTPTEQEAEFGIKSKEARKYIFNCLDDMMQVNMTNLEGTDILAEKADRREFIDLLKKMLTLDTDKRITPTKTLNHPFVTMAHLLHFPHSSHVKSCFQNMDICKRRCTAFDNNKNLFTSHNAPGGATNLTVTFSSQLNQHSQMASTGGQSLSLSSNVPLLNYQPGLYQQATINIPGLAQQSVPLQARPTQLCAQTEPFQQTLIVCPPTIQGLQTSNKHAGYPVRMDNSVPIVPQNQSTHPLHIQPGMVTQQGWPASTQQILIPSSWQQMSGMTMHNPGQPVLSGSPMTSLLSDGITQQNNNWRSRHGGQCDGTQQGSAQGRNMNTQPSHTGGAINRMQQSGVKKSKGRHAESRARPTSSMQPTPSVGHNCGDASQPIIISDTPSPAVSIITIHSDTEDEDDRKIPPTSCSVNQRANVISCVTVHDSQDSDSSTSTPLTPKRLPDFVGNNKQHSSKSLAVVMPSVKTQLWDGASTEQNSNSSGKSKKGKASQSSGNRHQRAASNRSQPLNLSQAQQSKMSSHDRAGGGSLRRQPTYPPTGPSHSYSLHEASLFGSASSLYAYPASAALASVSQAVDQLHNSAGSSSSPSPRTAGPYSASLSLLQKNSAMGIMCQTPYQQQPLPAQSYQRYPHSQRKLNQYPYL, encoded by the exons ATGTCCTCACAACTCCAAGCATTTTCCTCTCCTTCCGTATCCTCCAGTGGCCTCCCTCGCTCCAAAAAACTCAAGGTGGAAAACCATGCATGGAACGTGAGCAGCCAATCAGAAGAAAGCAGCTACTACCAGCAGAGCCCAAAGCAGACCAATAGCTCCTCCCCCTCTACATCCGGCTTCAAACCCAATTACAACTCCTCCAACCTAGTCTTTCCTCCCGGAAGTTCGCGTGAACAGACAGTGGTACGTGCCGCGGATAGCACCGGCAGTATCTCAGAGccttcatcctcctcctcatcatcttcATCCAGTAGGCATGGTAAAGAAGTAGGCTCCGCCTCTCTGACTTGCGTGGGCTACCAGAAACAAGGCAGTCTGAAGCGGAAAAGCGAGGAGGTGGACAGCAGTGACAGCGTGCAGATCTTAGAGGAGCTCTCGGCGCCTGTGCTGCCCAACCGTGTTGGTGGAGGCAATGCCACGGCTCAGTCCATCACTCATTCCACCTCCACCACAAAAAGCAGCAACTCCCACAGCGAGGGCGACTACCAACTGGTCCAACACGAGATCCTCTGCTCAGTTTCCAATAGTTATGAGGTGCTGGAGTTTCTTGGACGTGGAACATTCGGACAAGTGGCGAAATGCTGGAAGCGTGGAACCAATGAGATCGTGGCCATTAAGATTCTCAAGAATCACCCATCATATGCCCGTCAGGGTCAAATAGAG GTCAGCATCCTTAGCCGTCTAAGCACAGAGAACGCAGATGAGTTCAACTTTGTGCGCTCGTACGAGTGCTTCCAGCACAAGAACCACACCTGTCTAGTGTTTGAGATGTTGGAGCagaatctgtatgactttctaaagcacagcaagttcaGCCCTCTGCTGCTCAAGTGTATCCGGCCAGTTCTGCAGCAGGTTGGCACCGCACTCATGAAACTCAAGAGTCTAGGTCTGATTCATGCTGATCTGAAGCCTGAGAACATCATGCTGGTGGATCCCACCAGACAGCCCTACAGAGTTAAAGTTATTGACTTCGGTTCAGCCAGTCACGTGTCTAAAGCCGTGTGCTCAACATACCTGCAGTCTAGATACTACCG AGCTCCAGAGATCATCCTGGGCCTTCCATTCTGTGAGGCCATTGACATGTGGTCTTTGGGTTGTGTCATTGCTGAACTCTTTCTGGGCTGGCCTTTGTATCCTGGAGCTTCAGAGTATGATCAG ATTCGTTACATATCCCAGACACAAGGCTTGCCAGCTGAGTATCTCCTGAGTGCCGGTACTAAAACCAACAGGTTCTTCCACAGAGGTCCAGACTCCAGCTACCCTCTCTGGAGACTGAAG ACTCCCACAGAGCAGGAGGCAGAGTTTGGCATAAAGTCCAAAGAGGCtcgcaaatacattttcaactgtCTTGATGACATGATGCAG GTCAACATGACTAATTTGGAGGGCACTGATATCTTGGCGGAGAAGGCCGATCGGAGAGAGTTTATTGACCTACTGAAGAAAATGCTAACACTAGACACAGACAAGaggatcacacccaccaagaccCTCAATCATCCTTTTGTGACGATGGCTCACCTACTTCACTTCCCGCACAGCTCTCA TGTGAAATCCTGCTTCCAAAACATGGACATTTGCAAGCGCAGGTGTACCGCCTTTGACAACAACAAGAACCTGTTCACCAGTCACAACGCCCCCGGAGGGGCCACCAACCTCACTGTCACGTTCAGCAGTCAGCTCAACCAGCATAGTCAG ATGGCCTCCACGGGGGGCCAGTCCCTGTCTCTTAGCAGCAACGTTCCTTTATTGAATTACCAGCCTGGTCTGTACCAGCAGGCCACTATAAATATACCAGGCTTGGCACAGCAGAGTGTGCCACTGCAGGCTCGCCCCACTCAGCTGTGTGCCCAGACTGAACCCTTCCAGCAAACCCTCATTGTGTGCCCTCCTACCATACAGG GGCTGCAGACATCCAACAAGCATGCAGGCTATCCAGTGAGAATGGACAATTCTGTCCCCATTGTACCCCAGAACCAATCTACCCATCCACTACACATTCAGCCTGGCATGGTCACACAG caGGGCTGGCCAGCAAGCACACAGCAGATCCTCATTCCCTCTTCATGGCAGCAGATGTCAGGCATGACCATGCACAACCCTGGCCAGCCTGTGCTGTCTGGCTCTCCTATGACCTCTCTGCTCTCAGATGGCATCACCCAACAGAACAACAACTGGAG GAGTCGACATGGTGGTCAATGCGACGGGACGCAGCAGGGCTCTGCACAGGGGCGTAACATGAATACACAGCCTTCCCACACAGGAGGAGCCATCAATCGCATGCAGCAGAGCGGGGTCAAAAAGTCAAAGGGTCGTCATGCGGAGAGCAGAGCCAG GCCCACGTCCTCCATGCAGCCAACTCCTTCAGTGGGGCACAACTGCGGTGATGCGTCCCAGCCAATCATCATTTCCGACACTCCCAGCCCGGCTGTCAGCATCATCACCATCCACAGCGATACAGAGGACGAGGATGACAGGAAGATTCCACCTACAAG CTGTAGTGTAAACCAGCGTGCAAATGTGATCAGCTGTGTGACTGTTCATGACTCCCAGGATTCAGACTCCTCCACAAGCACTCCTCTCACCCCTAAACGCCTCCCTGACTTTGTAGGGAACAACAAACAGCACTCCTCCAAATCTCTGGCTGTGGTCATGCCCTCAGTGAAGACACAGCTCTGGGATGGAGCATCAACAG aGCAAAACTCGAATAGTTCTGGAAAATCAAAGAAAGGTAAAGCATCACAGTCCAGCGGCAACCGGCATCAGAGAGCAGCATCTAACAGATCTCAGCCTCTAAACCTCAGCCAG GCACAGCAGTCAAAGATGTCATCTCACGATCGAGCAGGGGGCGGTTCCCTTAGACGGCAGCCCACCTACCCTCCTACAGGCCCCTCCCACTCCTACAGTCTACATGAAGCGTCACtctttggctccgcctccagcctCTATGCATACCCAGCATCTGCAGCCCTGGCCTCAGTGTCACAGGCAGTCGACCAACTGCACAATTCAGCTGGTTCCTCCTCGTCCCCTAGC CCGCGCACCGCTGGGCCGTACTCTGCCTCCCTGAGTCTCCTGCAGAAGAACAGTGCCATGGGCATCATGTGTCAAACTCCTTACCAGCAACAGCCGCTGCCTGCGCAGTCATACCAGCGCTACCCCCATAGCCAGAGAAAACTCAACCAGTACCCCTACCTGTGA